In one Lolium rigidum isolate FL_2022 chromosome 3, APGP_CSIRO_Lrig_0.1, whole genome shotgun sequence genomic region, the following are encoded:
- the LOC124697931 gene encoding histone H2A-like, whose amino-acid sequence MDASTTATGGKAKKGAAGRKAGGPRKKSVTRSVKAGLQFPVGRIGRYLKKGRYAQRVGTGAPVYLAAVLEYLAAELLELAGNAAKDNKKSRIIPRHLLLAIRNDEELGKLLAGVTIAHGGVLPKIHSVLLPKKTVEKEAKSPKKPAKSPKKAAKSPKKA is encoded by the coding sequence ATGGACGCCTCAACCACGGCCACCGGCGGCAAGGCCAAGAAGGGAGCGGCCGGGCGCAAGGCCGGCGGGCCCAGGAAGAAGTCCGTGACGCGGTCCGTCAAGGCCgggctccagttccccgtcggccgcATCGGGCGGTACCTCAAGAAGGGCCGCTACGCGCAGCGCGTCGGCACCGGCGCCCCCGTGTACCTCGCCGCCGTCCTCGAGTACCTCGCCGCCGAGCTGCTGGAGCTCGCCGGGAACGCCGCAaaggacaacaagaagtcccgcaTCATCCCGCGCCACCTGCTGCTCGCCATCAGGAACGACGAGGAGCTCGGCAAGCTGCTCGCCGGCGTCACCATCGCGCACGGAGGCGTGCTACCCAAGATCCACTCCGTGCTTCTCCCGAAGAAGACGGTGGAGAAGGAGGCCAAGTCGCCCAAGAAGCCTGCCAAGTCCCCCAAGAAGGCCGCCAAATCCCCCAAGAAGGCTTAA